Part of the Thermomicrobiales bacterium genome, GATTGACGGAGGACGCACCCTCGGCAGCGCCGGAGAAGTCGACGAAGATCGTCGCCGAGCGCGCCAGTGTGGCCGGATCGCGCCCGACTGCCTCGCAGGCGGCATCCACGCGCTCCATCAGCGGTCCCATGCCGTCGGGTGAGTTGCCGGTCTTCGTGAAATAGACGTTCCAGATGTCAGCGTAGCGCGCAGTCAGGTCAAGCATGCGCTCGCCGGTCGTGCCCATCATGATCGGCAGGCCATCGCGGCGCGGGCCGCGCGGGACAATCGCGCAATCGCGCGCCTGGTAGTACGTGCCGTCGAAGTCGATCTCGCCGTTGTGCAGCAGGCCGTGGATGATCTGCAGCGCCTCCGCGAAGCGCGACACGCGGTGATCGAACGGGAAGCCGAAGGCGCGATACTCCGGCTCGTGCCAGCCAGCACCGAGTCCGAGGATGACGCGTCCGCCGCTGATTTCGTCGATCGTGTCGGCCATCTTGGCGGTCAGCGCCGGGTTGCGGAACGACGTGCAGGTGACGAGAGTGCCGATCTCCACCTTGCTGGTCACTGCTGCCAGCGCCGAGAGCATCGAGAATGACTCCCAGA contains:
- a CDS encoding LLM class flavin-dependent oxidoreductase is translated as MTNEGKRPLKVGFGLPDSADGATGVTASWREIADVALRAEAVGFDSVWVQDHLLFRLPDREPEGVWESFSMLSALAAVTSKVEIGTLVTCTSFRNPALTAKMADTIDEISGGRVILGLGAGWHEPEYRAFGFPFDHRVSRFAEALQIIHGLLHNGEIDFDGTYYQARDCAIVPRGPRRDGLPIMMGTTGERMLDLTARYADIWNVYFTKTGNSPDGMGPLMERVDAACEAVGRDPATLARSATIFVDFSGAAEGASSVNPTGAPPLSGEPEQIADELRRYADLGVSHVQVYTEPLNLAGVEQFAPVLEALDRG